One window from the genome of Pseudobdellovibrionaceae bacterium encodes:
- a CDS encoding leucyl aminopeptidase yields MKITLSATGFDKAQAKTLILFSDSDKKLSASLSDSSQLKAYTYGEKKTCVSFLALNQKNFSNLLLVGYGKNNEVTGEDFRRLGGLIQKKLKELKLDSASIVLPEFKNKNLSEAYLVECLCEGLLISEYSFDDYKTKSKKTPAAKELQLTLVDLKDLKTTKAALQKATVISEQVNFARRLGDTPGNLMTPEILAQEAQNAAKGTGVKVTVWDKARIKKEKMGGLLGVSLGSDKDPRFIIMEYKGGKATDKPICLVGKGLTFDAGGISIKPAAGMDEMKYDMCGGTAVIAGILAIAKLKLKVNVTALVPSTENLLGGGANKPGDILRFRNGKTAEVLNTDAEGRLILADALSYASELKPKFIADAATLTGAMVIALGNSHTGFFTKDESLAKTVTAAGETSEEPLWRMPLNNEHTEDIKGTFADLSNISSFRGAGSATAAAFLAEFVSEGIPHVHFDIAGTAWNCGNRREYLPKKGATGVLVRTFVELATAQQ; encoded by the coding sequence ATGAAAATCACGCTATCAGCAACTGGCTTTGATAAAGCACAAGCAAAAACTTTAATTCTGTTCTCTGATTCAGACAAAAAACTCTCTGCAAGTCTCAGCGATTCATCACAACTTAAAGCTTATACTTACGGCGAAAAGAAAACTTGTGTAAGCTTTCTGGCTTTAAACCAAAAGAACTTTTCTAATCTGCTTCTTGTGGGCTACGGGAAAAATAACGAAGTTACTGGCGAAGACTTCCGTCGTTTAGGTGGACTCATTCAGAAAAAACTCAAAGAGCTTAAGCTAGATTCCGCTTCCATTGTGTTACCTGAATTTAAAAACAAAAATTTATCTGAAGCCTATCTGGTTGAATGCTTATGCGAAGGGCTTTTGATTTCCGAATACTCTTTTGACGATTACAAAACTAAATCTAAAAAAACTCCAGCAGCTAAAGAACTGCAACTTACTCTAGTAGACCTTAAAGACCTTAAGACTACGAAAGCAGCACTCCAAAAGGCCACTGTAATTTCTGAACAAGTGAACTTTGCACGTAGACTGGGTGATACTCCTGGAAATCTTATGACTCCAGAGATCCTTGCACAAGAAGCGCAAAATGCGGCTAAAGGCACAGGTGTGAAAGTCACTGTTTGGGATAAGGCTCGCATTAAAAAAGAAAAGATGGGTGGCCTTTTAGGTGTTTCTTTAGGAAGCGACAAAGACCCTCGTTTTATTATCATGGAATACAAAGGCGGAAAGGCCACTGATAAACCCATTTGCCTTGTAGGTAAGGGGCTGACCTTTGATGCGGGAGGCATCTCCATTAAACCCGCAGCAGGTATGGATGAAATGAAGTATGACATGTGTGGAGGCACGGCAGTGATCGCTGGGATCTTAGCCATCGCAAAACTTAAACTCAAAGTGAATGTAACTGCCCTTGTCCCCAGCACAGAAAACCTTTTAGGTGGTGGTGCTAACAAACCTGGTGACATCTTACGTTTCCGCAATGGCAAAACAGCAGAGGTTCTAAATACCGATGCGGAAGGACGTTTGATCTTAGCAGATGCTCTTTCCTACGCCTCAGAACTTAAACCTAAATTCATTGCTGATGCGGCCACTCTTACAGGTGCTATGGTGATTGCGTTAGGTAACAGTCACACAGGGTTCTTCACCAAAGATGAGTCTTTAGCAAAAACAGTAACTGCTGCAGGAGAAACGTCTGAAGAGCCTCTGTGGAGAATGCCTCTTAATAATGAACACACCGAAGACATCAAAGGAACTTTTGCTGATCTAAGCAATATCAGCTCTTTTAGAGGAGCTGGAAGTGCAACGGCGGCGGCATTCTTAGCAGAGTTTGTCTCTGAGGGTATTCCTCATGTTCACTTTGATATTGCTGGCACAGCATGGAACTGTGGCAATCGTAGAGAGTATTTACCCAAGAAAGGGGCCACGGGCGTTCTTGTAAGAACCTTTGTGGAACTTGCAACAGCCCAACAGTAG
- a CDS encoding twin-arginine translocation signal domain-containing protein, with product MKINFKAVLLGLCLLAFCVQAVEATEGVSRRSFLAMLGGALGAAAMGPQMTLLAEKVVTTRVSDAEALMRIQSSLDFDFLRRSAWERYFTGKVTVNPSAPLGNELEMLQRYRAQLAEFVNHPAFSEESKELARILFRNTNDIYPFDISPKEYVERAKNYFERARVQTVDLRSEETLERIKDSYDDLYEKIRGEFENGEAERAVRLSLCRQYLQ from the coding sequence ATGAAAATAAACTTTAAAGCAGTTCTTTTGGGTCTATGTTTATTAGCATTTTGTGTTCAGGCAGTGGAAGCTACTGAAGGCGTAAGTCGTCGTTCATTTTTAGCCATGCTTGGCGGCGCTCTTGGGGCTGCGGCTATGGGTCCTCAAATGACTCTTCTGGCAGAAAAAGTAGTTACAACTAGAGTTAGCGATGCGGAAGCTCTGATGAGAATTCAAAGTTCTTTAGACTTCGACTTTCTTCGGCGTTCGGCTTGGGAAAGGTATTTTACTGGGAAGGTCACAGTTAATCCTAGTGCCCCACTTGGAAACGAGCTTGAGATGTTACAGCGGTATCGTGCGCAGCTTGCAGAGTTTGTGAATCACCCAGCTTTCAGTGAAGAAAGCAAAGAACTGGCGCGAATTTTATTTCGTAACACCAACGACATTTATCCCTTTGATATTTCACCGAAAGAGTATGTAGAGCGTGCAAAAAATTATTTTGAACGAGCCAGAGTTCAAACTGTTGATTTAAGATCTGAAGAGACTCTTGAGAGGATCAAAGATTCTTACGACGACTTGTACGAAAAAATTAGAGGCGAATTTGAAAATGGGGAAGCCGAAAGAGCTGTTCGGCTGTCCCTCTGTCGTCAATATTTACAATAA